Proteins encoded in a region of the Nostoc sp. UHCC 0926 genome:
- a CDS encoding non-ribosomal peptide synthetase, translating to MKTTGEFLAYLCSLDIKLWVDNERLRCSAPKNALTLDIRTELAERKEEILVFIRNNNVAPNLTTQLIRPVQREGNLPLSFAQQRLWFIDQLEPANSLYNLPTALYLKGSLNVTALSQTLNEIVQRHEALRTSFATVEEQAVQVMSPTLTLPLPIVNLQDLPESRREVEVLRLVIGEAQRPFNLAYSPLLRATLLHLSEVEYVIMFTMHHIVSDGWSMGILIQEVGVLYEAFCKGQLSPLPELPIQYADFAVWQRQWLQGQVLEAQLVYWQKQLGSSLSVLQLPTDRPRPKIQTFRGATKSFSLSTNLTEALKALSRNEDVTLFMTLLAAFKTLLHRYTGQDDILVGSPIANRNRNEIETLIGFFVNTLVLRTDLSGNPSFCELLRRVRECTLSAYAHQDLPFEYLIEDLQPERNLSYNPLFQVMFILQNASTEELKLPGLTLSPLKIETKTAKFDLSLSMEDTESGLTGVFEYSIDLFDSVTISRMVDHFITLLSSIVANPDHRLFNLPLLTETERQQLLVDWNDTQAEYPQEQCIHQLFEAQVEQSPDAIAVVFEDQQLTYRELNQRANQLAHYLRSLGVGPEILVGICVERSLDMTIGLLGILKAGGAYVPLDPTYPSERLTFILEDAQVPVLLTQERLMKGIPQHQAEVVCLDTNWQDIDQESQENLLCEVTTDNLAYVIYTSGSTGRPKGVMIKHHSTIAMLDWAKKIFAAEALLGVLASTSICFDLSVFEIFVPLNCGGKVILVENALDLPTLRAAKNVTLINTVPSVIAELLRADGILTSVHTINIAGEPLQNKLVQQLYQWDNIQQVFNLYGPSEDTTYSTFAWIQKGTTNIPPIGCPINNTQVYLLDQKLQLVPVGVPGELYIGGEGLARGYLNRPELTAEKFIPNPFSDKSATCLYKTGDLARYLPNGEIEYLGRIDHQVKVRGFRIELSEIEAHLSQYPKVRETVVVVRSDETSSQRIVAYVVPQSQQTLTITELRDFLELKLPNYMMPAAFVMLEALPLTPNGKVDRKALPAPEVTQLLSESDFIAPLTPTEEMLALIWAEVLGIEKVGIHNNFFTLGGHSLLATRVISQVRQVFQLDLPIRHLFEQPTIAGLAKDIEKATKAGLGLEAPKIERISRSKNLPLSFAQQRLWFLAQLEPNSPFYNIPAAVRLQGQLNLEALQQSFNEILRRHEALRTNFQTIEGQPVAVISPATPLPLPLLDISELPSSQQQGEVRQLTYFEAQQPFNLNSDFLLRVKLLRLGEQEHIVLLTMHHIASDGWSTGIVVDELVAFYQAFCDQQPSPLAELPIQYVDFAAWQRQWLQAEVLQSHISYWCKQLEGAPSILKLPTDYVRPAIMTFAGATYSFELSQELSIAINKLSQQQGTTLFMTLLAAFQTLLWRYTGQEDIVVGSPIANRNQAQIEELIGFFVNTLVLRTNLGGNPTFRELLTRVREMALGAYAHQDLPFEQLVEKLQPQRDLSHTPLFQVMFVLQNVPMSVLELPGLTLSPLESDSGGAKFDLTLYITETVQGLVGSFEYNTDLFEQSTVSRMAGHLQTLLEGIVANPQQRLLEFPLLTELEQQTLLVEWNDSSVEYPQQQCIHQLFEAQVERTPDAVAVVFEDNQLTYCELNARANKLAHYLRSLGVKTEVLVGICVERSLSMIIGLLGILKAGGAYVPLDPTYPQERLAFILEDAQVPVLLSQQRLVEVMPQHKAKIICLDTDWQTIAQQSQENLFRKVAINSLAYLIYTSGSTGKPKGVQIPHSALSNFLQTMRQTPGLNEQDTLLAVTTYSFDIAALELFVPIIVGASLVVVSREVASDGTRLKAKLTDSNATVMQATPATWQLLLAAGWGENHQLKILCGGEALSAQLANQLLKRCDSLWNMYGPTETTIWSAAYQVEKDTSIVPISQPIANTQFYILDQHAQLVPVGVPGELHIGGDGLARGYLNRPELSAEKFIPNPFSDKSAARLYKTGDLARYLPNGEIEYLGRIDYQVKVRGFRIELGEIEAHLSQHPKVRETVVVVRSDEASSQRIVAYVVPQKEQALTITQLRDFLESKLPNYMVPTAFVMLEALPLTPNGKIHRKALPAPDQTRPELEAIYQPPQTEVEKTITKIWQEVLHVEELGIHDNFFELGGHSLLLVQVHSKLQKIFQQDFPLVEMFQYPTINHLARYLSHKSGEQESFRQHSHRPESRTTSVERRKQARKEHRAAQKGVSSQ from the coding sequence ATGAAAACCACTGGTGAATTTCTAGCATACCTTTGCAGTCTGGACATTAAGCTTTGGGTTGATAATGAACGCTTGCGCTGTAGCGCCCCTAAAAATGCGCTGACATTAGATATAAGAACTGAGCTAGCTGAGCGCAAAGAAGAAATATTAGTGTTTATACGTAATAACAATGTAGCTCCTAATCTAACTACCCAGCTTATCCGACCTGTTCAACGAGAGGGTAATCTACCCCTGTCCTTTGCCCAGCAGCGGCTATGGTTTATCGACCAGCTAGAACCTGCTAATTCCTTATACAACCTCCCGACAGCCTTATATCTAAAAGGCTCACTTAATGTAACTGCACTCTCGCAAACCCTCAACGAAATCGTGCAGCGTCATGAAGCCCTACGAACCTCTTTTGCAACAGTAGAGGAACAAGCTGTCCAGGTAATGAGTCCCACCTTGACCTTGCCCTTGCCCATAGTGAACCTGCAAGACTTGCCTGAAAGCAGGCGAGAAGTTGAAGTCTTACGGCTAGTCATAGGTGAAGCACAACGCCCTTTCAATTTAGCTTACAGTCCGCTGCTGCGAGCTACTTTATTACACTTAAGTGAGGTGGAGTATGTGATAATGTTCACAATGCACCACATCGTCTCCGATGGTTGGTCAATGGGGATACTCATCCAAGAAGTAGGAGTGCTTTACGAAGCCTTTTGCAAGGGTCAGCTTTCTCCACTTCCAGAACTGCCGATTCAGTATGCAGACTTTGCTGTTTGGCAGCGGCAATGGCTACAGGGGCAGGTGCTAGAGGCACAGCTAGTATACTGGCAAAAGCAACTTGGAAGTAGTCTCTCTGTGCTACAGTTGCCTACAGACCGTCCCCGACCCAAAATCCAAACCTTCCGAGGTGCAACGAAATCATTCTCCCTATCCACGAACCTAACTGAGGCGCTAAAGGCATTAAGCCGCAATGAAGATGTCACTCTTTTCATGACCTTGCTGGCGGCATTTAAGACGTTGCTACATCGGTACACTGGGCAGGATGACATTCTGGTGGGTTCGCCGATCGCCAATCGCAACCGGAACGAGATTGAAACGCTAATTGGCTTTTTTGTCAACACCCTAGTACTGCGTACTGATTTATCTGGTAATCCCAGTTTTTGTGAATTGCTGCGACGGGTGCGCGAGTGTACCTTGTCAGCTTATGCCCATCAAGACCTGCCCTTCGAGTATCTTATCGAAGATTTGCAACCTGAACGCAACTTGAGCTACAATCCACTGTTTCAAGTGATGTTCATTCTCCAAAATGCCTCGACGGAAGAGCTGAAGCTACCCGGTCTGACTCTGAGTCCCCTCAAGATAGAAACGAAGACAGCCAAGTTTGATTTAAGCCTATCGATGGAAGACACAGAGTCAGGACTAACTGGGGTGTTTGAATATAGCATCGACCTGTTTGATAGTGTCACCATTAGCCGAATGGTAGATCATTTTATTACCTTGTTGTCAAGCATAGTTGCTAATCCCGATCACCGTCTTTTTAACCTGCCGCTGTTGACTGAAACTGAGCGACAGCAGTTGCTGGTAGATTGGAATGATACCCAGGCTGAATATCCCCAAGAACAATGCATACATCAGCTGTTTGAGGCTCAAGTAGAGCAATCGCCCGACGCCATTGCCGTGGTATTTGAAGACCAACAGTTGACCTACCGGGAACTGAACCAGCGAGCTAATCAACTGGCACACTACTTGCGATCGCTTGGGGTAGGACCAGAGATACTGGTGGGTATTTGTGTGGAGCGATCGCTCGATATGACCATCGGGTTGTTGGGTATCCTCAAAGCAGGTGGCGCTTATGTACCGCTAGACCCTACTTATCCCTCCGAGCGTTTAACATTCATACTAGAAGACGCCCAAGTACCAGTGCTGCTGACTCAAGAGCGGCTCATGAAGGGAATACCCCAACACCAAGCCGAAGTCGTTTGTTTAGATACCAACTGGCAGGATATTGACCAAGAAAGCCAGGAAAATTTATTGTGTGAGGTAACTACTGACAACCTGGCTTATGTCATCTATACCTCTGGCTCTACAGGCAGACCTAAGGGTGTGATGATCAAACACCATAGCACGATTGCTATGTTGGATTGGGCAAAAAAAATCTTTGCGGCTGAAGCTTTGCTTGGAGTTTTGGCGTCAACGTCAATTTGCTTCGATCTTTCAGTTTTCGAAATATTTGTTCCTCTCAACTGCGGTGGCAAGGTTATCTTGGTCGAGAATGCATTAGATTTACCCACTTTAAGAGCAGCCAAGAACGTAACTCTAATCAATACGGTTCCCAGTGTAATTGCAGAGTTACTAAGGGCTGACGGCATTCTAACTTCAGTACATACAATTAATATAGCTGGTGAACCACTCCAAAACAAACTTGTACAGCAACTTTATCAGTGGGATAATATACAGCAGGTTTTCAATCTGTACGGTCCTTCGGAAGATACGACTTATTCGACATTTGCCTGGATACAGAAGGGAACCACCAACATCCCGCCTATTGGTTGCCCTATTAACAACACACAAGTTTATTTGTTGGATCAAAAGTTACAACTCGTTCCTGTTGGTGTACCAGGCGAACTATACATAGGTGGGGAAGGACTAGCACGTGGCTATTTAAACCGCCCTGAACTGACAGCAGAAAAGTTTATTCCCAACCCTTTTAGTGACAAATCAGCTACGTGTTTATACAAAACAGGAGATCTAGCACGTTATCTGCCAAATGGAGAGATTGAATACTTAGGGCGCATCGATCATCAGGTAAAAGTTCGTGGTTTCCGCATTGAACTGTCTGAGATTGAAGCACACCTGAGCCAATACCCCAAAGTCCGAGAAACTGTAGTTGTCGTTCGTTCTGATGAAACTTCTTCTCAACGAATAGTCGCTTATGTTGTTCCTCAGTCACAGCAAACACTGACAATTACTGAACTGCGGGACTTTCTGGAGTTGAAGTTGCCAAACTACATGATGCCAGCAGCTTTTGTCATGCTGGAGGCGCTACCACTCACACCTAATGGTAAAGTGGATCGTAAAGCATTGCCTGCACCTGAAGTCACACAGTTATTATCTGAATCTGATTTTATCGCTCCTTTGACACCAACTGAGGAGATGCTAGCCTTAATTTGGGCAGAGGTGCTTGGTATTGAGAAAGTAGGCATTCACAATAACTTCTTTACCTTGGGAGGGCACTCACTGCTTGCAACTCGCGTGATTTCTCAAGTACGGCAAGTTTTTCAGCTTGATCTGCCAATACGTCACTTATTTGAACAACCAACAATAGCTGGGCTAGCCAAAGACATTGAAAAAGCGACCAAGGCAGGTTTAGGACTCGAAGCACCTAAGATTGAGCGGATTTCACGCTCAAAAAATTTACCTCTATCATTTGCTCAACAGAGACTATGGTTCCTTGCTCAGTTAGAGCCAAACAGCCCCTTTTACAACATTCCTGCTGCTGTTCGCCTACAGGGACAATTGAACCTAGAGGCACTACAACAAAGTTTCAACGAAATTTTACGCCGCCACGAAGCCCTACGAACGAATTTCCAGACAATAGAAGGGCAACCTGTAGCAGTTATTTCACCAGCGACACCATTACCATTGCCCCTGCTTGATATCAGTGAGTTACCTTCAAGTCAACAACAAGGTGAAGTCAGACAATTAACATATTTTGAAGCACAACAACCCTTTAACCTCAACAGCGATTTCCTGTTGCGAGTGAAATTACTGCGCCTTGGGGAACAAGAGCACATAGTACTACTGACGATGCACCACATTGCCTCTGACGGTTGGTCAACAGGCATAGTGGTGGATGAGTTGGTAGCATTTTATCAAGCCTTTTGTGATCAGCAACCGTCACCGTTAGCTGAACTACCAATTCAATACGTAGATTTCGCGGCTTGGCAACGACAATGGTTACAAGCAGAGGTATTACAATCCCATATCTCGTATTGGTGCAAGCAGTTAGAAGGCGCACCATCAATACTGAAGTTACCGACTGACTATGTGCGACCCGCCATTATGACCTTTGCGGGTGCTACCTATTCATTTGAGCTATCTCAAGAATTATCCATAGCTATTAATAAATTAAGTCAACAGCAAGGAACTACCTTGTTTATGACTCTGCTGGCAGCTTTCCAGACTTTGTTATGGCGATACACAGGGCAAGAAGATATTGTAGTCGGTTCACCTATCGCCAATCGCAACCAGGCGCAGATAGAAGAGTTAATTGGATTTTTTGTCAATACCTTAGTACTGCGAACTAACTTGGGAGGTAATCCTACCTTCAGGGAGTTACTAACTCGTGTGCGGGAGATGGCACTAGGAGCCTATGCTCACCAAGATTTGCCTTTTGAGCAGCTGGTAGAAAAACTGCAACCACAGCGAGACTTGAGCCACACGCCACTATTTCAAGTGATGTTTGTGCTTCAAAATGTACCAATGTCGGTGTTAGAATTACCTGGTTTGACTTTAAGTCCGCTAGAAAGTGACAGTGGTGGAGCGAAGTTTGATTTAACTCTATACATTACAGAAACAGTACAGGGACTAGTTGGAAGTTTTGAGTACAATACTGACTTATTCGAGCAAAGCACTGTAAGCCGGATGGCTGGGCATTTGCAAACGTTGCTTGAGGGGATTGTTGCCAATCCACAGCAGCGGCTGTTGGAGTTTCCACTGTTGACAGAGCTAGAGCAGCAGACTCTACTGGTGGAGTGGAATGATAGCTCGGTTGAGTATCCTCAACAGCAATGCATCCATCAGTTGTTTGAGGCGCAAGTAGAACGAACACCCGATGCAGTAGCAGTAGTATTTGAAGATAATCAGTTGACCTATTGTGAGCTCAACGCCAGAGCAAATAAACTAGCCCATTATTTGCGTTCATTGGGAGTAAAAACAGAGGTGTTGGTGGGGATTTGTGTAGAGCGATCGCTGTCCATGATCATCGGACTTTTGGGCATCCTCAAAGCTGGTGGCGCTTATGTACCGCTCGACCCCACGTATCCACAAGAACGGTTAGCTTTTATATTAGAAGATGCCCAAGTGCCAGTGCTGCTGAGTCAGCAGCGACTAGTAGAGGTAATGCCTCAACACAAAGCCAAAATCATTTGTTTAGATACTGATTGGCAAACCATTGCCCAACAAAGCCAGGAAAATTTATTCCGTAAGGTAGCTATTAACAGCCTGGCATATCTCATCTACACCTCTGGCTCAACAGGTAAACCCAAGGGTGTGCAAATTCCCCACAGCGCCTTGAGCAACTTCTTGCAGACAATGCGCCAAACGCCAGGGCTAAACGAGCAAGATACCTTGCTCGCTGTCACTACCTATTCCTTTGATATTGCTGCATTGGAACTTTTTGTACCAATCATAGTAGGTGCTAGCTTGGTAGTGGTTAGTCGGGAAGTTGCTTCAGACGGAACACGCCTTAAGGCAAAACTAACTGACTCAAATGCTACAGTCATGCAAGCCACACCAGCTACTTGGCAGCTACTTTTAGCAGCAGGCTGGGGTGAGAATCATCAATTGAAAATTCTCTGTGGCGGAGAAGCTTTATCTGCACAATTAGCAAATCAGTTACTCAAGCGGTGTGACTCACTGTGGAATATGTACGGTCCTACAGAGACCACTATTTGGTCAGCAGCGTATCAGGTAGAAAAAGACACCAGCATTGTACCAATTAGTCAACCGATTGCTAACACACAATTCTATATTCTAGATCAACACGCTCAGTTAGTTCCTGTTGGTGTACCGGGTGAACTGCACATAGGTGGGGATGGACTAGCACGTGGCTACTTAAACAGACCAGAACTGAGTGCAGAAAAATTCATCCCCAATCCCTTTAGCGACAAATCAGCGGCGCGTTTATACAAAACAGGAGATTTAGCACGTTATTTGCCAAATGGAGAGATTGAATACTTAGGACGTATTGACTACCAGGTTAAAGTTCGTGGTTTCCGAATTGAGCTTGGAGAAATTGAAGCACATCTGAGCCAACACCCCAAAGTCCGAGAAACTGTAGTTGTCGTTCGTTCTGATGAAGCTTCTTCTCAACGAATAGTCGCTTATGTTGTTCCTCAAAAAGAGCAAGCACTAACAATCACTCAACTGCGGGACTTTCTGGAGTCGAAGTTGCCAAACTACATGGTGCCGACAGCTTTTGTCATGCTAGAAGCACTGCCACTCACACCTAATGGTAAGATACACCGCAAAGCACTGCCAGCACCCGACCAAACACGTCCCGAATTAGAAGCGATTTATCAGCCACCACAAACTGAGGTAGAAAAAACTATTACTAAAATTTGGCAAGAAGTACTTCATGTCGAGGAACTAGGAATCCATGATAATTTCTTTGAACTCGGCGGTCATTCATTACTCTTGGTTCAAGTTCATAGCAAATTGCAAAAAATATTTCAGCAAGATTTCCCCTTAGTTGAAATGTTTCAATATCCGACCATAAACCATCTAGCCAGATATCTTAGTCATAAATCAGGCGAACAAGAGTCTTTTAGACAACATTCTCATCGTCCTGAAAGCAGGACAACTTCAGTAGAGCGCCGCAAACAAGCCAGGAAAGAACATCGAGCAGCACAAAAGGGTGTTTCATCTCAATAA